The Ornithodoros turicata isolate Travis chromosome 7, ASM3712646v1, whole genome shotgun sequence genome includes a region encoding these proteins:
- the LOC135399661 gene encoding membrane metallo-endopeptidase-like 1, whose protein sequence is MQEPSRTSDGILCIIIGLSVSVVVASIIIIAYVKKDGRLAKPPMLEPIQRAEELRKIACSSVTCTNASKRLLMSVSHKMQPCNNFYKFICDGWQRAHLSRLYQRSVLSEAENEVKKKLMLAMETSSIPRTNQTQIHKLIALYRSCTSSHYPQGDSVKSIARFLRGHNQNWPDLSVPEAAQLFDYVMELDIRWHLNIVYRYKLEKDKAGRLVVQLFPHKPPAFGEKLLPVYESLVRKVANMIGGKANYDDVVNAVINLEAQLNALPLDKGHVAIPWVKISATFPGTTYQIWIEAFRKYHPEGKRIRGTDTVVIHNPRYFKVLMLLLFSNMENGTAAWFVNWRFISSIGCQTSYEFKHFEETQVLWPTGHCEIGDVHTYCRSLVQNVMTPQWKGLITKVLLTSDAVFDVLDITKRIKSVVKEKIRHAAWMDSTTRARAFTKMETLKEHLPKFFVFDGKTSSYERYTRLPDLTPSFVDNWLALRGALGEVVDNITLGAPLEFNVRYHKLSNALHVNVDIVADPVYTFGVPAAMNYAGLGALVAREYTRAFDWGGSRIDGVGEVDDWWSNITTENYKLIGLCFATQLHKLIANVTDVLGLLPDAIAESSGLRLAYFAHMAAVLDMGKIETLSAVDNMSNLQLFFAAYCFRLCENDQLPLQRESRRMDERSSGEILCNIAVMNMLEFAETFECSARDVMNSDLRCRIW, encoded by the exons ATGCAGGAGCCCTCCCGAACATCTGACGGTATTTTGTGCATTATAATCGGGTTATCCGTGAGCGTTGTGGTCGCCAGCATTATCATCATAGCATATGTGAAGAAGGACGGAAGGCTGGCTAAACCACCCATGTTAGAACCCATACAGCGTGCTGAGGAGCTGAGGAAGATTGCCTGTTCTTCCGTAACTTGCACCAATGCCTCAAAACGTTTGCTCATGTCAGTAAGTCATAAGATGCAGCCCTGCAACAACTTCTACAAGTTCATTTGCGACGGTTGGCAACGGGCTCATCTCTCCCGTCTTTACCAGCGCAGTGTACTCAGCGAAGCAGAGAATGAAGTCAAGAAGAAACTTATGCTGGCCATGGAAACCTCTTCCATTCCTCGAACAAACCAAACGCAGATACATAAGCTTATTGCTTTATACCGTTCATGCACGAGCAGCCACTATCCACAGGGAGACAGTGTGAAATCGATAGCTCGGTTCCTGAGAGGTCACAATCAGAACTGGCCGGACCTAAGTGTTCCAGAAGCAGCTCAACTATTCGACTACGTCATGGAGCTCGATATCAGATGGCATTTAAACATCGTGTATAGGTATAAGCTCGAAAAAGACAAAGCTGGTCGCCTTGTTGTTCAACTCTTCCCGCACAAGCCTCCGGCATTTGGTGAGAAGCTGCTTCCTGTTTACGAGTCTCTCGTACGCAAGGTAGCTAATATGATCGGAGGCAAAGCGAACTACGATGATGTTGTAAACGCCGTGATTAACTTGGAAGCTCAGCTGAACGCACTTCCCCTGGATAAGGGTCATGTTGCCATACCATGGGTGAAGATCTCTGCAACGTTTCCTGGAACCACGTATCAAATTTGGATTGAGGCGTTTCGGAAATACCATCCTGAAGGGAAACGCATTAGAGGCACAGATACAGTTGTAATTCATAATCCACGTTACTTTAAAGTACTTATGCTCTTGTTGTTCAGCAACATGGAGAACGGGACTGCAGCCTGGTTCGTCAACTGGAGGTTCATTAGCTCAATTGGTTGCCAAACGTCCTACGAGTTCAAGCACTTTGAAGAAACTCAAGTTCTTTGGCCGACAGGTCACTGCGAAATCGGCGATGTTCACACCTACTGTCGTTCTCTTGTGCAAAACGTTATGACGCCGCAGTGGAAAGGTCTTATTACGAAAGTTCTTCTAACATCTGATGCTGTCTTTGACGTCCTAGATATCACCAAGCGCATTAAAAGCGTAGTAAAGGAAAAAATCCGACACGCTGCCTGGATGGACTCGACTACACGCGCCAGAGCTTTCACCAAGATGGAGACCCTGAAGGAGCACCTTCCAAAGTTCTTCGTCTTTGACGGAAAGACATCGTCGTACGAGCGTTACACGAGACTGCCTGACCTGACCCCATCGTTTGTTGATAACTGGTTGGCTCTGAGGGGTGCGTTGGGTGAAGTCGTCGACAATATAACACTGGGTGCTCCACTGGAGTTCAACGTCAGGTACCACAAACTGTCGAATGCTCTGCATGTCAACGTGGACATTGTAGCAGATCCAGTATACACATTTGGAGTCCCCGCTGCCATGAACTACGCCGGTCTAGGGGCGCTGGTGGCACGAGAGTACACGCGTGCATTTGACTGGGGAGGTTCTCGGATCGACGGCGTTGGGGAAGTTGACGACTGGTGGTCAAACATCACAACGGA GAACTACAAGCTGATAGGGTTGTGCTTCGCTACCCAACTACATAAGCTAATCGCCAACGTAACGGATGTTCTCGGGTTACTTCCAGACGCCATAGCTGAGAGTTCTGGCCTTCGTCTGGCGTACTTCGCCCACATGGCGGCAGTGCTGGACATGGGAAAAATAGAGACACTGTCCGCTGTCGACAACATGTCCAACTTGCAGCTGTTTTTTGCAGCATATTGTTTCCGGCTCTGTGAAAACGATCAACTGCCTCTACAAAGGGAGAGCCGTAGAATGGATGAACGCTCCAGCGGAGAAATCTTGTGCAACATTGCGGTGATGAACATGCTGGAATTCGCAGAGACTTTTGAATGTTCAGCACGAGATGTTATGAACTCCGACCTCAGGTGTAGGATATGGTAA